The following proteins are co-located in the Arctopsyche grandis isolate Sample6627 chromosome 3, ASM5162203v2, whole genome shotgun sequence genome:
- the BNIP3 gene encoding BCL2 interacting protein 3 isoform X1 has product MTSKLSTTSEDLGESWVELGARSGTPLPSAAEEYLRLLREAQRESNNSSARQSLASSRIDSPKSPPNSPNTEPSTEDELKGIYINFCGNKEGELNSAQWVWQWSSRPDQLPPTDWNFKHPVQKAPLSLRRARLGGKPLFGRDIIAPLLLSNILSLLIGAGIGIWLYRRTSIISNMALQ; this is encoded by the exons aatcatGGGTGGAGCTCGGAGCCCGAAGCGGTACTCCTTTGCCTTCAGCTGCTGAAGAGTATCTACGTTTATTGCGAGAAGCCCAAAGAGAAAGTAACAATTCGTCAGCAAGACAGTCGTTAGCGTCGTCTAGGATAGAtag CCCGAAAAGTCCTCCAAACAGTCCAAACACAGAACCAAGTACAGAGGATGAATTAAAAGGAATATATATCAATTTTTGTGGAAATAAG GAAGGAGAGCTCAACAGTGCACAATGGGTTTGGCAGTGGAGTAGTAGACCCGATCAGTTGCCTCCaac TGATTGGAATTTCAAACACCCGGTGCAGAAAGCTCCGTTAAGTTTGAGGAGAGCGCGCCTAGGGGGAAAACCTTTATTCGGTAGAGATATAATTGCACCTCTGCTGCTGTCGAATATATTGTCGTTGCTCATAGGCGCCGGGATCGG GATTTGGCTGTACCGGCGGACTTCTATCATATCTAACATGGCCCTTCAGTGA
- the BNIP3 gene encoding BCL2 interacting protein 3 isoform X2, protein MKTNRESWVELGARSGTPLPSAAEEYLRLLREAQRESNNSSARQSLASSRIDSPKSPPNSPNTEPSTEDELKGIYINFCGNKEGELNSAQWVWQWSSRPDQLPPTDWNFKHPVQKAPLSLRRARLGGKPLFGRDIIAPLLLSNILSLLIGAGIGIWLYRRTSIISNMALQ, encoded by the exons ATGAAGACGAATCGCG aatcatGGGTGGAGCTCGGAGCCCGAAGCGGTACTCCTTTGCCTTCAGCTGCTGAAGAGTATCTACGTTTATTGCGAGAAGCCCAAAGAGAAAGTAACAATTCGTCAGCAAGACAGTCGTTAGCGTCGTCTAGGATAGAtag CCCGAAAAGTCCTCCAAACAGTCCAAACACAGAACCAAGTACAGAGGATGAATTAAAAGGAATATATATCAATTTTTGTGGAAATAAG GAAGGAGAGCTCAACAGTGCACAATGGGTTTGGCAGTGGAGTAGTAGACCCGATCAGTTGCCTCCaac TGATTGGAATTTCAAACACCCGGTGCAGAAAGCTCCGTTAAGTTTGAGGAGAGCGCGCCTAGGGGGAAAACCTTTATTCGGTAGAGATATAATTGCACCTCTGCTGCTGTCGAATATATTGTCGTTGCTCATAGGCGCCGGGATCGG GATTTGGCTGTACCGGCGGACTTCTATCATATCTAACATGGCCCTTCAGTGA